The nucleotide sequence TTATTGGAGCCACTCTGGATTTTGCGCATACTAATTGAACCGAACAATCATTATAAGAATTAGTAGCTCGTAAGTAAACACAAGCTCCGTATGCTTTAATTGATGCGTCTGAAAATCCATGTAGTTCAAATTCATTCgcattttttaacgaaatatgACGTGGAATTTCAATGGAATTTAATAGAACTAACATGTCACGAAATTCACACCAACGTGTGTAAATTTGATTTGGAAGTGAAACATCCCAATCCAATCCCTCCTGCCAAATGTGTTGAAGGATAATTTTGGCCCTTATGATAACAGGACTCAATAACCCTAACGGATCGAAGATTTGAGCTATCTCAGAAAGAATAGATCGTTTGGTAATCCGTGTCATAGTTGTGTTTTTgctaatgttaaatttaaagacaTCTTTCTGAGGATCCCACATCAGACCTAACGTACGCGTATTTTCCCTACGTCCCATGTCTATTATATCTTCCGCTCTACTATCTGATACACAACGTAATATTGCGGGATTGTTAGAAACCCATTTATGTAGCTTGAAACCGCCCGCATTCAAAGTTTGTGATACTCCGTCAATAATGTACATAACTTTCTCAACTGCTGTACCGTAGGTAATAGTGGTTAACTCGTAAACCTCTattggaaaattttcggaaTCGCGCCATAGAATACGTTGGAACCTTAATTGTTCCGTGTTAACGAGGCATGCACGatacattttttgaatatctgATACTACAACTATGCTATATTGTCTGTACCGGACTAGAGCGCTAAATAGATCTGGTTGGATAGTAGGACCCACAACCTGCAGATCGTTAAAAGAATAACCGGTGGATGTAGGGCACGACGCGTCAAACACTACTCGTAACTTTGTGGTTGcgcttttttcatttataacaCCATGGTGGGGTatatagtaattatttttatctgaTTCCTGCGGTGATACTACCCTACGCATATGGCCTAATTCAGAGTATTCTCGCATGAATTCGCGATATTTATTACCGAATTCTGGTAATCGCTTGAATTTACGCTCCATACTTAGTAAGCGTGTTTTAGCATTGTGATACGACTCGCCCAATTGATGAAGTTCTCCATCGATTGGAATTGTAACTATGAATCGGCCGTCATCCGTTCGCGAGGTCGtttcttgaaaatgtttcTCACAGAACGCGTCAGATTTCGATAGCGAAATGGGTACATTCACCGACTCAACTTCCCAAAAACGCGTGAGTTGTTCGTGAAGTTTTGATGACTGTGCGCTTTGAACTAAATTGCACTGGATAGAAGGCACAGCGCTTGTTTGAACCGGGCCCGAAACAATCCACCCGAACCTTGTATTTTGTATAACCGGTCCATCATCTAATTTGATTTGACCTATGCACAACAATTCCCAAAAGTAATCTGCGCCTAGCAACATATCAATACTATTTGGGTTATAAAACTCAGGATCAGCTAAGCGTAGGTGAGCAGGAATCTTTAACGAATTAACATCGATAGCGAACTGAGGCAAATTACTAGTAATTACTGGAAGGACAAGACACGTAACTTGAAGTGAAAAATTAGTACAATGCGAATGTATTTTTAGCAAACATGAACTAGAAATTGTAGATTTAGATTGAGTTATTCCCGTAACGctgatatttgtttttgtttcaggGAGATGCAACCTTTCGCGAAGATCTGTCGTTATGAAGCTACTTTGACTACCTGGATCTAGTAGTGCACGGAATGTGTGTTTTTTATTTCGCCGATCAAATGCATGTAAAGTGACAGTTGATAATAATGTTTGTACAGTTGTTAATGAACTAGATGTGAGAGTTTGTAATTGTGTTGTTGGTGATTGTTGCGAATCTGAACGATTATATGTGATATGCAGAAGGGTGTGGTGTTTAGATTTACATTGTTTACATAGACCCGACCTACATTGATTAATAAAGTGACCCAATCGAAGACAATTCATacaaagtttcaatttttttacttgCTCTATACGTTTTTGTATGTTAAGTTGAAGAAATTCAGGGCAATGTTGAAGATTATGTTCGGCCTTGCACAAAACACATTTTATTGCATCTATCTGCCTTGAAACTACAAATGATCTAGCTTTAGTAGCTGACTGATGTTTAACTAATGATTTAGACGCCCCTTTATCTTCAAGTGATTCTAATAAATCAGCTCTACCTTTTAAGCAATCCAATAAATCGTCTAATGTGGGTTTATCAATCTGTATTTTTTGATGTTCCCATTCACGGTTTGATTCGAAATCCAATTTAGTGGAAACTAAATATACAATTAATGTGTCCCATTTATCGGTGGGTTCCTTTAATGTGTTTAATGCACGTAAATGTTTGCGAatgttatcaattaaagtGCGTATTACATTCGAGTTAACGGAAGtaattctttcaattttaaaaagtgcCTTAATGTGATTTTGCACTAGTATTCGAGGGTTGTTATATCGACTGCAAACTAAATCCCACGCAACATCATAGTTTGTATTGGTAATTTCTAAACTCGCAATTACTTGTCGAGCTTCACCCGTTAAAGTTGATAACAAATAATGGAATTTTTGAACGTCATTCACGGCATGATTATTATGAATCAATGACTcgaaaatatcgtgaaattCCAGCCATGATTCGCTATTTCCATTAAATTTAGGTAAATCAATTACCGGTAACTTTACGCATTGCTCCGGAGCAGGACTGACAGTGAGAGAAGAATTGCGAGAATTTTTGCTATTTGTTAATATACGTTTGGCTTCCGCAGTGCTTGCGTAAAAAGCCGTCTCAAAATTTTCTCGTTCTAACGCTTGCACCTCCCCGTCGGCGCTTATTAAATCAATGTTCTCCTGAATGATTTCGAAAtcactaattaaattaagtgcACGATCGTACCGTTGTTCCAACTCAAAAACCCACGTCTGATCGAGACTACCCTTATCATCTAATTTCgatttagtaataaattttgaaaaatttgttagcTTGCCTTTGACAATGccacgtttttttattaaagtttctaTTTCCGACATGATAATACGTAAAATGAACGCAACGcaattgattcaaatttaagCAAGGGAAAAGGAAATGGAAAAAAAGGATTATATGCTTACGACACGCTCAAACTTAAAGGGGGATGCTTCCGGCCCGTGGATAACGTGTCCCGACGAAAGTTCTTCCGAATTTCCTTTGAATTCCAGCTCACCAAATTTTTCCTGTTTGTGTTGCTTGGCAACCACGACTGATgataatctcaaaaacgacgataattaatttaatccggctcgaaggaccatgttgaataatataacgTATGTTATAGCGCTGGTTAACACTTCTTCGTAACGAATAACGATTTGCTGGCTTTTGTTGtaacgaattatttattaattataacgaAGGTACAACACGACTCAAAACGACGCTCTTACAAAAATCTTATTGATTAGTGACGCGCTTGTTGTCAACAacaacgaaaacaaaacaaaaacttctTATTGCTATGATTCTTGACAAATcggaaaactaatttaaatacaaataaaaaatgcaaaaatgtgtATAAACAAGATACAAATTACAACACCAACCACcattcgatttttaattttcccatCTTTTTGAGTTGTTACTATGTGGACAGGTGTATTCCAAGGCGAAATGCTTTCTTTCACAATGTCCTGTCTGAATAGTTCTAgggtttgttttttatctccttcTTGGTTTCCATGGGTTGACGATAATTGCAAACGTATACTGGTCTATTGTCTTTCATATTAAGATGGTGTTTTATTTTGTGGGTAAATGTTAACTTCTGCCCTTCGAGgtgaaataaatgtttgtatTTGATAAACACAGCTTGTAATGCTTATTCTTCCTCCAAATTTAAGTGATCCGATCGTAAATTCTTCCGTATATTTTCTACCTGTAGTTCTGACAATTGACCCTTGTCAACAttatatcctaaattaattttttttgtaattttgtttattggtTACACTTCAACGGGATTTGGGTTCCAGCGTAATGGAACTTCCTGTATGTTTGTAGCGAAGATTTGAGTTTCGTTATTCTTTACAGTAACCACTGATTCGGGTATAACAACTGTACCTGattcatttcttatttcaggAAATAACGCTACACCATTTTCGATATTagtgattttataatttatcaaTGATTGTGAATGAGGTTTAATTGCatacatattattaattttatatggaATCTTGGTGTTTTCTGTGATAATCAACCGGTTTTTTGTATCTAGGAAAGCGCTTAATTTGGTCAATAGGTCAAATCCAAATAAACCATCAAAGGTACGAGAAAAGTTGAAGCAAACAAATAAATGATATTCGGATGATTTGAAAATATCTGGAAGGGGTGCATAAATTCCTTGACTGGTTCTTTCTATGCCATGTGgtgttttaatgttaaattcgTTAGTGTTACAGGAATAAACAGATTTAATAtcattatataattttgaatttataagaGAACATTCGGCCCCTGTCTCTATCAGAAATTTTAGGCCTTCAAATTCGACATATGGTTACTTCGGATCATGTGAATAAGCTTTATTTGATATTGCTACGTAAGTTGCTCTTGAGGGCTCTCCTGGGAAAAATTCTGAGTCATTCCGTTATCCTCGTATTCTACTTCTTCTTCTCCTTCAATAATAACTTGTTCATCATAATTACCGTCCAAATGTCCATTATCTGGGTATTGCACATAACAATTACTCTCTGTAGCTCCTGATGGTGCctcaatattatttaatgaaaaacaaaataaagtaacCTCTTACTTGcaaatttattagatttacTTCGATACTAGTTTCGAGGTGTTACCTCATCATCAGTCGAaaactacatttttttaagattagaaaaatgaaatttgttaaagAATAGAACTTacagtcaaaaattttaaagatgtaCACAAGCGAGAAGAAAAAATTCTtcatagaaaatttttataatcttgaacatgttgaaaaaattttttaaataaaatatgcattaaaataatttgaaggTCAAATAGGTAAAATGGTTGAAGACCGGAAATATAATAAGAggtaaatctaaaaataaataattactaacAAAATAACAGTATATAAGAAAAACTTACGAAAAAACGAAGACAAACGGACGTAGCATAGGCTGCGAGACTCCCAACGTAGAAAAAACcgaaaaacgttaaaaaaatttttaaatagtgaAGGAATCAGAAGAGAAGAGACTAAAATATCTAACGGAAAAAGGAGCGTGGGTCGGGAAACGTGTTCGCGAGAGTGGGggaacaaaaacaaatcagCATTTAAgttcaaaatcttttaaaaatgaaaaaataggtttttgagttaattgAAGTTGATCGTTAAGAAGGACAAAttcatcattatttttatgtttaataatttcaagaaaatcaaGTTTTTGACTTTTATTCAATTTGTGTAAAAGTTTTATATCTTTGTAATTGATGTTATGTCCTGTTTCAAGATGATGTTTGTATATGTTGgaattcgttttatttttatgctcGCGAACACGTGCCCCAAGCGCACGTCCTGTCTGGCCAACATATATGGCATTACAATTAGAGCATCCAATCGAGTATACACCGCTCTCTTTTAatatatcaacatttttaggtttatGATTAGAAAGAAGTTTCATGatagtattattattagagtATTCAAGGGaaatattgtattttgaaaaaatatgtcGGGCCCGGGAAGTGATGTGATTGTATGTTATAGgtttataaattgttttaactttaatagtaGTGTGGAGGGGGTCTCTCTGttgttgaattttataaaaaagtttatctATGATATATTTAgggaaattattattatgtgcTAAAGTATATATGTAGTTTATTTCAGTTATTCTATTAGTTTCGGAAATGGGATAATTAAAAActctattaaaaagaaaacggaAGTTAGTTAGCTTATGGGATAAGGGGTGTTCAGAGTCATAGGGTATAGTGGTTGGTATTGCTGAAGGCTttctgtaaatattaaaatctatGGAGTTgctattatttctatttaaatttaaatccaaaaacgtttaattgtttatttttctcgatttcaagggtaaaatttaaattgttatgtaaattattaagatattcatgaaaacatattaaatcttcatcactTCCCATCCACACACAGAAGATATCGTCGACGTAACGTAACCACTTGgtaacatatttaaaataagggttaatgttatttatgataaaagtCTTTTCAAcatgattcaaaaaaatatcagccaaaatacctgacaatggCATACCCATAGGCAGTCCCtcagaaacaaaataaaaatcttcattaaaagaaCAGTAGTTTTGAGTGACAATGTGTCTTAAGATTCTATTTAGATGATCAAtagttgtatttttatttttgaaaaagtttttaaaaagtttttttgttatatccaAGGTAAGGTCTATAGGGACATTAGAATAAAGATTAGTTACGTCGAACGAAATCATAATACCATCCTGTATTTTGATATCTTTGatagaattaataaattgattggAATTACGTACGGTAAATTCAGGGGTGAAATTAATATTCTGAAAAATTCTTAGCATAAAACTAGCAAGTTTCTGAGTGGGGAATTACTGAAAGCTGTTATGGACCTGATGGGCATGTCATCCTTATGCATTTTAGGGAGTGAGTAAAGCATTGGAATATTAGGGttcatgtttaaaaataatgaggtggaaaaatattttgagttATTGAGATGCGGGGTATACTCGATCAGAGTCTCTTTACAATAGTTAATAACGACTTTACTTGTTCTAATTATTTTCTCTAAAGgattattctttaattttttataattattattatttagaaactCGTAAGTTTTTTGATTGTAAATATCCCTATCGAGGATCACAAATCCAGCACCTTTGTCGGCTTTGACAAATATGGCGTtattgtcattaatttttttcctaatggatttaattaatttccaaTTATTAGAGTGGTCATTTTTAAGCTTAATAGAGTTTATAACATTATtgtttctgtttaaaaaatgaatcgGTTCATGTTTAATTTCATTGTAGTTAGGATGTTGTTTAATAGCCATGACAAAGTCGATGAAAATTTCTGGAATGTTAATTTTGGGAGGAAGGGCGAACTTATGACCtctttctaaaaaaatattttcttcagtATTGAAcataatatttgttaaatttttgaattgactgattttttcattatttatattattctttttaaaatttcttactgTGTCTTCGTCTCTTCTCCTCTTTAGATTCTCGAATTTcatgtttttctttcttctgtCTTCACATCCACAGATGAAAGCCTCACTCTTTGCTCTAACTATAATCTCGTCAACTTCCAAGAAGTGGTAGATATCTCGAAGCCCTCGTTGAATCATGGTGAGCTTCTTGTATGTGTTGTCTAAGGTTATGAAATGTCTTCTCTTCTCATCCCTCATTATCTTCgtaattatatgatttttagttgaaa is from Onthophagus taurus isolate NC chromosome 8, IU_Otau_3.0, whole genome shotgun sequence and encodes:
- the LOC111417285 gene encoding uncharacterized protein, yielding MSEIETLIKKRGIVKGKLTNFSKFITKSKLDDKGSLDQTWVFELEQRYDRALNLISDFEIIQENIDLISADGEVQALERENFETAFYASTAEAKRILTNSKNSRNSSLTVSPAPEQCVKLPVIDLPKFNGNSESWLEFHDIFESLIHNNHAVNDVQKFHYLLSTLTGEARQVIASLEITNTNYDVAWDLVCSRYNNPRILVQNHIKALFKIERITSVNSNVIRTLIDNIRKHLRALNTLKEPTDKWDTLIVYLVSTKLDFESNREWEHQKIQIDKPTLDDLLDCLKGRADLLESLEDKGASKSLVKHQSATKARSFVVSRQIDAIKCVLCKAEHNLQHCPEFLQLNIQKRIEQVKKLKLCMNCLRLGHFINQCRSGLCKQCKSKHHTLLHITYNRSDSQQSPTTQLQTLTSSSLTTVQTLLSTVTLHAFDRRNKKHTFRALLDPGSQSSFITTDLRERLHLPETKTNISVTGITQSKSTISSSCLLKIHSHCTNFSLQVTCLVLPVITSNLPQFAIDVNSLKIPAHLRLADPEFYNPNSIDMLLGADYFWELLCIGQIKLDDGPVIQNTRFGWIVSGPVQTSAVPSIQCNLVQSAQSSKLHEQLTRFWEVESVNVPISLSKSDAFCEKHFQETTSRTDDGRFIVTIPIDGELHQLGESYHNAKTRLLSMERKFKRLPEFGNKYREFMREYSELGHMRRVVSPQESDKNNYYIPHHGVINEKSATTKLRVVFDASCPTSTGYSFNDLQVVGPTIQPDLFSALVRYRQYSIVVVSDIQKMYRACLVNTEQLRFQRILWRDSENFPIEVYELTTITYGTAVEKVMYIIDGVSQTLNAGGFKLHKWVSNNPAILRCVSDSRAEDIIDMGRRENTRTLGLMWDPQKDVFKFNISKNTTMTRITKRSILSEIAQIFDPLGLLSPVIIRAKIILQHIWQEGLDWDVSLPNQIYTRWCEFRDMLVLLNSIEIPRHISLKNANEFELHGFSDASIKAYGACVYLRATNSYNDCSVQLVCAKSRVAPIKPTTVPRLELLGALLLTDLVNKVRAALNLEIKRVVYWTDSSVLIGWLGTDPSKLHTFVGNRIARILDLSRASDWRYVSTEHNPADPVSRGIDSGALADLTIYWCGPVWLKQDESLWPRRTFRSESLPEIKVNVLKATIIEECVIPFTRFSTLFRLQRVIAYCLRFINNCSNKSDKRTGSLKCSELNEAQIYLIKCSQRDSFQDEINHLSGKGSLPQKNELTKLNVFLDHTGIMRVGGRLRNSSYNVDKKHPMLLHSKHVLTRLIFEHEHVQLLHAGPQHLLASIRDRYWPIGGRNLAKKVIFNCMRCFRVKPRVSQPIMGDLPSQRVTPAPPFSTTGVDYAGPFLLKDRKGRGSKTSKCYICLFVCFITRAIHLELVSDLTSECFIAALRRFVGRRGKPSQIFSDNGTNFVGANRELHELGTFLQGSNQLTDVIENESINWSFIPPNSPHFGGLWEAGVKATKYHLKRVVGNVILTFEQFYTLLIQIEAILNSRPLSPLSTDPNDLTPLTPAHFLIGRTLSAPPDPSLDHVKLNRLSHYQYTQRIQQDFWKRWSKEYISELQRRSKWSTKTENLKIDELVVVKDDNLPTLKWLYGRVIALHPGSDGIARVATVRTTNGIIKRPTNKLCPLPMTN